In the genome of Pseudomonadota bacterium, one region contains:
- the rlmH gene encoding 23S rRNA (pseudouridine(1915)-N(3))-methyltransferase RlmH: MRIHLIAVGTRMPAWIATGYQDYARRLPRECSLQLVEIATGRRGGSGNAERARTAEGRHMLAAVPRDCHVIALDVTGQAWNTEVLAGRLQGWLGAGRDVALLVGGPDGLAPACLARADTRWSLSPLTLPHALVRVVLAEQLYRAWTLVSGHPYHRA; encoded by the coding sequence ATGCGCATCCACCTGATCGCAGTCGGCACGCGCATGCCGGCCTGGATCGCCACCGGCTACCAGGACTACGCCAGGCGGTTGCCGCGTGAATGCAGTCTGCAGCTGGTCGAGATCGCGACCGGCCGGCGCGGCGGATCGGGTAACGCGGAACGGGCGCGCACGGCGGAGGGCCGGCACATGCTGGCGGCAGTGCCCCGGGACTGCCACGTGATCGCGCTCGACGTGACCGGCCAGGCCTGGAACACCGAGGTGCTAGCCGGCCGACTGCAGGGCTGGCTCGGCGCGGGACGCGACGTCGCGCTGCTGGTGGGTGGGCCCGATGGCCTGGCGCCGGCGTGTCTGGCGCGCGCCGATACCCGCTGGTCGCTGTCGCCGCTCACCTTGCCCCATGCCCTGGTGCGCGTGGTGCTGGCCGAGCAGCTCTACCGCGCCTGGACGCTGGTCAGCGGCCATCCCTATCACCGAGCATGA
- a CDS encoding YhdP family protein encodes MLRRVLQLAWSALAAGLFLIAVVLTVARVWAPSLGAYRQDIETAASAALQRPVSIGHVEATWRGLQPVFRLRNVVIAGTQPVRSLGVSEIQVSIDVIQLLRARELRFSGIDIIGATLTLARDADGRVIVQEFAGRAGTDLQFGALAAMSRLSIHDTEVTVTDIPRGAGAQHFSAVNLTLTNDGNEHYMSGHAQLPGQLGDRIEIVARLRGDIARPSDWRGRAYFKGQGLTLSSLLAPTLEPSHRVQGTADLRLWAQLAASRITAVSGELQVDDLDMSYAAGGHQSAFAADKLQATFGWRQFDQGWRAVLQQLQVTRPGRQWNTGHLLVAATPQADGLQLQLATARLDLDEITGLVPLLPALDTRLRDLLVSVQPTGLIEDLRCTFTRTATGAVLDRIAARFTGLGMLQYGALPRLAGLDGSIDGVAQGGTVLLGSDRLVVEDGRLFRAPLQFDKAGGALSWQLRETTLALSSPALTLVNPQLALTANLQLEIPRAGGAATSDTRIQVHEFAVAHTGAYLPAQVMPATSVAWLDRALAGGMVHDGSVLIQGPLDRLPFDHGEGRLEVRLPVSDATLAFDEHWSPITQLDALVEFSGRQMDIRSSRGFIRTAALDQVHAQIRDLARPHLTIAGKVQGELPVMLAELGSSPLGSTYGGLVDHVTTTGHNDLALDIVIPLAHDGSEITVAGRIGLHDNTLQVAGTDIVLKRIRGRLAFDAAGIRSDGLQAELFGRQAAARVWTDTGKPVTHVTLDGKLALHEQVLAASAPLRNALHGDPDWHLELTVAGKPARDKSVEIGLGISSTLAGMAIDLPAPFGKPAAMARPLTIDIAALTRSERYLQARYGDALRAVLVLGGDGRGWALRRGNIVIGDAAPVAPQIPQLLLSGRLEHFRLADWQPHLAGAATGTAGPPLRISLQVAALDIYGYRLHDTGVELVESGTGWTLKAIGPSVAGEGQLVQRAGVIDEVSLDLQQLVLEPLAAETTAPAQPAQPDSFPLLQINAAKLRYQDIDFGRLQLQTSRPAGGGYRIERLSLASKLLSVQLSGDWRRQGVDQVSHADVEVTGGNIGALLDALGYQKLMKAGRPSGQLKASWRGAPWEARTEIIDGRFHALIKDGQLLDVEPGATGRALGLLSLTKLPKRLTLDFNDLFGAGFSFDRIEGDFVLDNGDAYTEKMVIDGPAAKIEISGRVGLVAQDYDELVTVTPYLSSSLPLAGAIAGGPAVGAAVIVAEKLLESKLRLNELARKQYEVTGPWSNPVVQPLNVPEPAPVRHDPALDADGFFR; translated from the coding sequence ATGCTGAGACGCGTACTGCAGCTGGCCTGGAGCGCGCTCGCCGCGGGTCTGTTCCTGATCGCGGTCGTGCTTACCGTCGCGCGCGTGTGGGCCCCGTCGCTCGGTGCCTACCGGCAGGATATCGAGACGGCCGCGAGCGCGGCGTTGCAGCGGCCGGTCTCGATCGGCCATGTCGAGGCGACCTGGCGCGGGCTGCAGCCGGTGTTCAGGCTGCGCAACGTCGTCATTGCCGGCACGCAGCCGGTCCGCTCGCTCGGCGTGAGCGAGATCCAGGTCAGTATCGATGTCATACAGCTGCTGCGTGCGCGCGAGCTGCGCTTTTCGGGCATCGACATCATCGGCGCCACGCTGACCCTGGCACGCGATGCCGACGGTCGCGTGATCGTCCAGGAGTTCGCCGGCAGGGCCGGGACGGACCTGCAGTTCGGTGCGCTGGCCGCGATGTCGCGACTGTCCATTCACGATACCGAAGTCACCGTCACCGATATCCCCCGCGGTGCCGGTGCGCAGCATTTTTCGGCGGTCAACCTCACGCTCACCAACGACGGCAACGAACACTACATGAGCGGCCATGCCCAGCTGCCGGGGCAGCTGGGCGACCGCATCGAGATCGTGGCCCGCCTGCGCGGTGACATCGCGCGCCCCTCCGACTGGCGCGGCCGTGCCTATTTCAAGGGCCAGGGACTCACCCTGTCGAGCCTGCTCGCCCCCACCCTGGAACCGTCACACCGCGTGCAGGGTACAGCCGACCTGCGCCTGTGGGCGCAGCTGGCGGCATCCCGCATCACGGCGGTGAGCGGAGAACTGCAGGTCGATGACCTGGACATGTCGTATGCCGCCGGCGGGCATCAGTCCGCGTTCGCGGCGGACAAGCTGCAGGCCACGTTTGGTTGGCGGCAGTTCGACCAGGGCTGGCGCGCTGTGCTGCAGCAGCTGCAGGTCACGCGTCCCGGGCGGCAATGGAACACCGGTCATCTGCTGGTGGCCGCGACCCCGCAGGCGGACGGCCTGCAGCTGCAGCTGGCGACGGCACGCCTCGACCTCGACGAGATCACCGGCCTGGTGCCGCTGCTGCCGGCGTTGGATACCCGCTTGCGCGACCTGCTGGTCAGCGTGCAGCCGACCGGGCTGATCGAGGATTTACGGTGCACGTTCACGCGCACTGCGACCGGCGCGGTGCTGGACCGGATTGCCGCCCGTTTCACCGGGCTGGGGATGCTGCAGTACGGTGCCTTGCCGCGCCTGGCCGGCCTGGATGGCAGCATCGACGGCGTTGCGCAGGGTGGTACCGTGTTGCTCGGCAGCGACCGGCTGGTCGTAGAGGATGGGCGCCTGTTCCGTGCGCCGTTGCAGTTCGACAAGGCCGGCGGTGCATTGTCCTGGCAGCTGCGGGAGACGACGCTGGCGTTGAGCAGTCCGGCGCTGACACTCGTCAACCCGCAGCTCGCACTGACGGCCAACCTGCAGCTCGAGATTCCCCGCGCCGGCGGCGCGGCGACAAGCGATACCCGTATTCAGGTGCACGAGTTCGCTGTGGCGCATACCGGCGCTTATCTGCCGGCCCAGGTGATGCCGGCGACCAGTGTGGCCTGGCTGGACCGCGCGCTCGCGGGCGGCATGGTCCATGACGGCAGCGTGCTCATCCAGGGGCCCCTCGACCGCTTGCCTTTCGACCACGGCGAGGGGCGCCTGGAAGTGCGCCTGCCGGTGAGCGATGCGACGCTGGCGTTCGATGAACACTGGTCACCGATCACGCAGCTGGACGCACTGGTCGAGTTCAGTGGCCGGCAGATGGACATCCGCTCCAGCCGGGGTTTCATTCGCACGGCCGCGCTGGACCAGGTGCACGCGCAGATCCGCGACCTCGCCCGACCGCATCTGACCATCGCAGGCAAGGTGCAGGGCGAGCTGCCGGTCATGCTGGCGGAACTGGGCAGCAGCCCGCTCGGATCGACCTACGGCGGTCTGGTCGATCATGTGACCACGACCGGACACAACGATCTGGCGCTGGATATCGTCATCCCGCTGGCGCATGACGGCAGCGAGATCACCGTCGCCGGCCGGATCGGACTGCACGACAACACCCTGCAGGTCGCCGGTACCGACATCGTGCTCAAGCGCATTCGTGGCCGGCTTGCGTTCGACGCCGCCGGGATCAGGAGTGACGGCCTGCAGGCCGAGCTGTTCGGGCGGCAGGCGGCCGCCCGGGTCTGGACGGATACGGGCAAGCCGGTGACGCATGTCACCCTGGACGGCAAACTGGCCCTGCACGAGCAGGTACTGGCCGCGTCCGCACCGCTGCGGAACGCCCTGCACGGCGATCCCGACTGGCACCTGGAACTGACGGTCGCGGGCAAGCCGGCGCGCGACAAATCCGTCGAGATCGGGCTCGGCATCAGCAGCACGCTGGCGGGTATGGCGATCGACCTACCGGCACCGTTCGGCAAACCCGCGGCAATGGCGCGCCCGCTGACGATCGATATCGCCGCGCTCACGCGCAGCGAACGCTACCTGCAGGCACGCTATGGCGATGCCCTGCGTGCGGTACTGGTGCTCGGCGGCGACGGCCGCGGCTGGGCGCTGCGGCGTGGCAACATCGTCATCGGCGACGCCGCACCGGTCGCGCCGCAGATACCGCAGCTGCTGCTCAGCGGCAGGCTCGAGCACTTCCGGCTGGCGGACTGGCAGCCGCATCTGGCGGGCGCCGCAACGGGCACCGCCGGGCCGCCGCTGCGGATATCGCTGCAGGTTGCCGCGCTGGATATCTACGGTTACCGCCTGCACGACACCGGTGTCGAGCTGGTCGAATCCGGCACCGGCTGGACGCTCAAGGCGATCGGTCCCTCGGTGGCAGGCGAGGGGCAGCTGGTGCAGCGTGCCGGCGTGATCGACGAGGTCAGTCTGGACCTGCAGCAGCTCGTGCTCGAACCGCTGGCGGCAGAAACCACCGCGCCGGCGCAGCCCGCCCAGCCGGACAGCTTTCCGCTGTTGCAGATCAATGCCGCGAAGCTGCGTTACCAGGACATTGATTTCGGCCGGCTGCAGCTGCAGACCAGCCGCCCGGCCGGCGGCGGCTACCGGATCGAGCGACTCTCGCTGGCATCCAAACTGTTGTCCGTGCAACTTTCCGGCGACTGGCGCCGGCAGGGCGTCGATCAGGTCAGTCATGCCGACGTCGAGGTGACGGGCGGGAATATCGGCGCGCTGCTCGACGCCCTGGGTTACCAGAAGCTCATGAAGGCCGGGCGGCCTTCGGGGCAGCTCAAGGCGAGCTGGCGCGGTGCGCCCTGGGAGGCCAGGACGGAAATCATCGACGGCCGCTTCCACGCCCTGATCAAGGATGGCCAGCTGCTCGATGTCGAACCCGGTGCGACCGGGCGGGCGCTGGGCCTGCTGAGCCTGACCAAGCTGCCCAAGCGACTGACGCTCGATTTCAACGATCTGTTCGGTGCGGGCTTCAGCTTCGACCGCATCGAGGGTGATTTCGTGCTCGACAACGGCGATGCCTATACCGAAAAGATGGTGATTGACGGGCCAGCGGCGAAGATCGAGATCTCCGGGCGGGTCGGTCTGGTGGCGCAGGATTACGACGAGCTGGTCACCGTAACCCCGTACCTCAGCTCCAGCCTGCCGCTGGCCGGTGCGATCGCCGGAGGGCCCGCGGTCGGCGCGGCGGTCATCGTCGCGGAGAAGCTCCTGGAGAGCAAGCTCCGGCTCAACGAGCTCGCCCGCAAACAGTACGAGGTCACCGGGCCGTGGTCGAACCCGGTCGTGCAGCCGCTGAATGTGCCGGAACCGGCACCCGTGCGGCATGACCCGGCGCTGGACGCCGATGGCTTCTTCCGCTAG
- the rng gene encoding ribonuclease G → MSEEILINVTPRETRVALVENGVLQEIFIERARRRGLVGNIYKGKVCRVLPGMQAAFVDIGLERAAFLHASDIGRREDAAAADVGGSASRDIGDLLHEGQEICVQVIKDPLGTKGARLTTQITIPSRYLVFIPDVDNVGISQKIETETERVRLRDIIQLFMSEQNGGGYIARTAAEGASAEALRADMLFLRKLWLSTSETLAASRAGDLVYGDLPLTIRVMRDMLGDNIERVRIDSRESHQRALEFCERFMPGMQTQLEYYPGERPIFDIYAIEDEIKRALERKVQLKSGGYLIIDQTEAMTTVDVNTGGYVGHRNLEETIFKTNLEAAQTIARQLRLRNLGGIIIIDFIDMQDEEHKRQVLRMLEKSLEKDHAKTHISEVSTLGLVEMTRKRTSESLEHVLCEVCPTCNGRASLKTAETTCYEIFREIMRASRQFDVKQLLVLASQEVVDLLLDEESSSLAELEVFIGKPIRFQVESLYTQEQYDVVPM, encoded by the coding sequence ATGAGCGAGGAAATTCTGATCAATGTCACGCCGCGCGAGACCCGGGTGGCGCTCGTGGAAAACGGCGTGCTGCAGGAGATCTTCATCGAGCGTGCGCGCCGGCGCGGCCTGGTGGGTAACATCTACAAGGGCAAGGTGTGCCGCGTGCTGCCCGGCATGCAGGCCGCATTCGTGGACATCGGCCTGGAGCGCGCGGCCTTCCTGCACGCGTCCGATATCGGGCGGCGCGAGGATGCCGCCGCGGCCGACGTAGGCGGCAGCGCCAGCCGCGACATTGGTGACCTGCTGCACGAAGGGCAGGAGATCTGCGTGCAGGTCATCAAGGATCCGCTCGGCACCAAGGGTGCGCGGCTGACCACGCAGATCACCATACCTTCCCGCTACCTGGTGTTCATCCCGGACGTGGACAATGTCGGTATCTCGCAGAAGATCGAGACCGAAACCGAACGCGTACGCCTGCGTGACATCATCCAGCTGTTCATGTCCGAGCAGAACGGGGGCGGCTATATCGCGCGCACCGCCGCCGAGGGCGCCAGCGCCGAGGCCCTGCGCGCGGACATGCTGTTCCTGCGCAAGCTGTGGCTGTCGACCTCCGAGACGCTGGCCGCAAGCCGGGCCGGCGACCTTGTCTACGGCGACCTGCCGCTGACCATACGCGTGATGCGCGACATGCTGGGTGACAACATCGAACGCGTACGCATCGACTCGCGCGAGAGTCACCAGCGCGCGCTCGAATTCTGCGAACGCTTCATGCCGGGTATGCAGACCCAGCTCGAGTACTATCCGGGCGAGCGGCCCATCTTCGACATCTATGCTATCGAGGACGAGATCAAGCGGGCGCTGGAACGCAAGGTGCAGCTCAAGTCCGGGGGCTATCTCATCATCGACCAGACCGAGGCCATGACCACGGTCGACGTCAATACCGGCGGCTATGTCGGTCACCGCAACCTGGAAGAGACCATCTTCAAGACCAACCTGGAAGCGGCGCAGACCATCGCGCGCCAGCTGCGCCTGCGCAACCTGGGCGGCATCATCATCATCGATTTCATCGATATGCAGGACGAGGAGCACAAGCGCCAGGTACTGCGCATGCTCGAGAAGAGCCTGGAAAAGGATCACGCCAAGACTCATATCAGCGAGGTGTCGACGCTGGGTCTGGTTGAGATGACGCGCAAGCGCACTAGCGAGAGCCTGGAGCATGTCCTGTGCGAGGTCTGTCCGACCTGCAACGGCCGTGCCTCGCTCAAGACCGCCGAGACCACCTGCTACGAGATCTTCCGCGAGATCATGCGCGCCTCGCGCCAGTTCGACGTCAAACAGCTGCTGGTGCTGGCCTCGCAGGAGGTGGTCGACCTGCTGCTGGACGAGGAGTCCTCGAGCCTGGCCGAGCTGGAGGTGTTCATCGGCAAGCCCATCCGTTTCCAGGTGGAGTCCCTGTATACCCAGGAGCAGTATGACGTCGTCCCCATGTAG
- the nadD gene encoding nicotinate-nucleotide adenylyltransferase, with protein MIGILGGTFDPVHYGHLRPALDVREALGLDEIRLIPCHQPPHRPQPIASAQLRLAMLEAAIAGHDGFVIDRRELEREGPSYTLDTLQSLRADSRGRDLCLLLGMDAFRGLTTWHRWHELIEYCHIVVMTRPGAVFPEHGELGDFIGLHRVPDADALRSQAAGLLYFQEVTQLEISGTRIRALLARRAAADFLMPDGVLRLIRKQDLYTAGV; from the coding sequence ATGATCGGCATCCTCGGCGGCACCTTCGATCCGGTGCATTACGGCCACCTGCGCCCGGCGCTGGATGTGCGCGAGGCGCTCGGACTGGACGAGATCCGCCTGATACCCTGCCATCAGCCACCGCACCGGCCGCAGCCGATCGCCTCGGCACAGCTGCGGCTGGCCATGCTGGAGGCGGCGATCGCCGGGCATGACGGCTTCGTGATCGACCGGCGCGAACTGGAGCGGGAGGGTCCGTCCTATACCCTGGACACGTTGCAGTCGCTGCGTGCTGACAGCAGGGGCCGGGACCTGTGCCTGCTCCTCGGTATGGATGCCTTTCGCGGTCTGACCACCTGGCACCGCTGGCATGAGCTGATCGAGTACTGCCACATCGTGGTGATGACGCGACCGGGCGCGGTGTTTCCGGAGCACGGCGAACTCGGCGACTTCATCGGGCTGCACCGGGTGCCGGATGCGGATGCGCTGCGCAGTCAGGCAGCGGGGTTGTTGTATTTCCAGGAAGTGACCCAGCTGGAGATATCGGGTACCCGCATCCGGGCGCTGCTGGCGCGCCGTGCGGCGGCGGACTTCCTCATGCCGGACGGCGTGCTGCGGCTCATCCGGAAACAGGACTTGTACACGGCAGGCGTTTGA
- the rsfS gene encoding ribosome silencing factor, translated as MDRETETRQQDPEQRTQHLLAVTLRALEDMKAVDIRVIDVREMTSITDIMVIASGTSTRHVKAVADHVALEAKQIGVRALGVEGEKGAEWILIDLGDVVVHVMMPEVRAFYALEKLWSVGGEQRSAAERER; from the coding sequence ATGGACAGAGAGACAGAGACACGGCAACAGGATCCGGAACAACGTACGCAGCACCTGCTCGCGGTCACCTTGCGCGCGCTGGAGGACATGAAGGCGGTCGACATCCGCGTCATCGACGTGCGCGAAATGACCTCGATCACCGACATCATGGTCATCGCCAGCGGTACCTCCACCCGACATGTCAAGGCCGTGGCCGATCATGTCGCGCTGGAGGCGAAGCAGATCGGCGTACGAGCGCTGGGCGTGGAAGGCGAGAAGGGGGCGGAGTGGATCCTGATCGATCTCGGCGATGTGGTGGTGCACGTGATGATGCCGGAGGTGCGTGCCTTCTATGCGCTGGAGAAGCTGTGGTCCGTCGGCGGCGAGCAGCGCAGCGCCGCGGAGCGCGAACGCTGA
- a CDS encoding Maf family protein produces the protein MSGNPRIYLASQSPRRRELLHQIGVSHAVLKVAVDETRRSGEAPQAYVARVALDKARAGRGLLGRAHTQPVLAADTSVVCAGEVLGKPAGRDAGLAMLACLSGTTHEVLSAVAMAGAAGEAVRVSSSRVTFRTLTARECAAYWATGEPADKAGAYAVQGLAAAFITRIEGSYSGVMGLPLYETAELLKEYGITVL, from the coding sequence ATGAGCGGCAATCCCCGCATCTACCTGGCTTCGCAGTCGCCGCGGCGGCGTGAACTGCTGCACCAGATCGGGGTCTCTCATGCGGTGCTCAAGGTCGCGGTCGACGAGACGCGGCGGTCCGGGGAGGCGCCGCAAGCCTATGTGGCGCGCGTCGCGCTGGACAAGGCGCGCGCCGGACGCGGCCTGCTCGGTCGCGCGCATACACAGCCGGTGCTCGCGGCCGATACCAGCGTGGTCTGCGCGGGCGAGGTGCTGGGTAAACCGGCCGGCCGCGACGCCGGACTGGCCATGCTGGCGTGCCTGTCCGGCACCACGCACGAGGTCCTGAGTGCGGTGGCCATGGCCGGGGCTGCCGGCGAGGCGGTGCGCGTCAGCAGCAGCCGCGTGACTTTCCGCACGCTCACGGCGCGGGAATGCGCGGCATACTGGGCTACGGGCGAGCCCGCCGACAAGGCGGGCGCCTACGCGGTCCAGGGTCTGGCCGCGGCGTTCATCACGCGCATCGAGGGCAGCTATTCCGGGGTCATGGGACTGCCGCTGTATGAAACCGCGGAGTTGTTGAAAGAATACGGGATAACGGTACTCTAG